GATGCACGGCTGGCGGTGGCGAACGTCAACGGCAAGCCAACGCTGCTGATCCGCCGCAGCGATGGCACGGCTGCCGTCGTGGTCAGCATCGACGTGGACCGGGCGCGGATCCGTAACATCTGGGCGATCGGCAACCCTGACAAGTTGGGCGGCGTGTGACCGTCTCTGCCGGCGCCGGAGGAGCAAGGAGCCGGTGACGCCCGTGTCTGAAGGCTACAGTCGTCGTTCGATGTAGATCAGATATCCTGCCAATACCAAACCGAATACCGCCGTGAGAATCCCCACGAGGTCGATGACGAACCCAGACGGTTTGAACGCTCCTGATTCCAGCTGGGTACGCGTCCGATGGAAACGCAGTAGGCCGGCCAGCGTCAACAACACGCCCGCAACGATGGCCATCGTCCCGAACCAGACTGAAAAGTCCGGCGTCCGTGACGCGCTCCCCGGACTCTGCGCGACTTGGCGCATGGCTACGGAGAACCGGCCGATCGCAAAACCGAACACGACAATGGCGATCCCCGTGCGCACCCAAGCCAGAAACGTGCGTTCATTTGCGAGGTGGTCGCGGGCGCGGTTGAGGTCTCCGCTCTCAGTGATTGAGCGCATTATTCGCGGAGAACCTGATGCACGAAGGAGATGGCGATCGATCCTTCACCAACGGCCGCGGCGACACGTTTGACATTACCGCCCCGGACGTCCCCCGTCGCAAACACGCCCGGCAGGCTGGTCTCCAGAAGGTGCGGAGGGCGCGTGAGCGGCCAGCGCGCGGCGATCAGATCCTCCGGAGACAGCGCCGGCCCTGTTTTGATGAATCCTTTCATGTCCAGCGCAACGCAGCCATCAAGCCAACCCGTGTTGGGGACGGCCCCGGTCATCAGGAACACGTGGCTGATTGTGTGCGCCTCGATCTGCCCCGTTTGATTGTTCCGCCAACGGACGCATTCAAGATGGTCGCGTCCTTCGAGCGAGACGATCTCCGTGTGCGGTCGGAAGACGATCGTCGGAGTCTCTTCGATGCGCCGAATCAAATACCGTGACATCGTTTCGGCTACGCCGCGGGATCGGACCAGCAGGTGAACACGGCTGGCGGTCTGCGCGAGATACACTGCTGCCTGGCCGGCGGAATTCCCTCCGCCCACCACGATCACTTCCTCTCCGTCACACACCTGCGCTTCAACGAACGTTGCACCGTAGTACACGCCCGCGCCTTCGAACCGGGAGAGGTTGTGCAGAGGGAGCTTGCGATACTCCACTCCGGTGGCGATGACGACAGCGCGCGCCGGCACACGGGCACCATTATCCATCTCGAT
The sequence above is a segment of the bacterium genome. Coding sequences within it:
- a CDS encoding DUF202 domain-containing protein, which gives rise to MRSITESGDLNRARDHLANERTFLAWVRTGIAIVVFGFAIGRFSVAMRQVAQSPGSASRTPDFSVWFGTMAIVAGVLLTLAGLLRFHRTRTQLESGAFKPSGFVIDLVGILTAVFGLVLAGYLIYIERRL